TACTTGAATTTATTACTTTTAAAAAATAGATAACAGGATATGTTACTATGTGCTTTAAAAAAAATAAACTTTTCTTGATAATATATTAGCTATTAAAAAAATATAAACATGACTATTAATAAACAGATAAAATTGTAAGAAAATCTCTAAAAAAGTTTATAAAAAGAAATAAAATGGTTATAATCTATTTGAGTTATCATTTAAACTATTAGAATATGTAAGATGGATAAACTTTATTAAAAAGATGAAGTATAGTAAAAATTCAAGGAAAAAAGTATTAGTTGGGTTCTTAAATAACTAGTTAATATATAAATAAATTCATCTTAAATATTCATTAAATGTTAATAAGTGTATGTATATGATATTTAATATAAGTGGACGAACAGATATTGTAAATTATTATTCAAGATGGTTATTAAATAGGATGAATGAAGGTTATGTTTATTCTAGAAATCCATATAATATGCATCAAATAACTAAATATAGTTTAAAACCTGATGATGTAGATGCTTTAATTTTCTGTTCTAAAAACTATAAGCCCTTATTAGATGAATTTGATGATATAAATAAGAATTATAATACTTTTTCATATTATACAATAACAAGTTATGGATATGATGTTGAAGAAAATGTTCCAAGTATAAGAAAATCAATAGATACATTTATAGAATTATCAGAAATAATTGGAAAAAATAAAATTGCATGGCGTTTTGACCCTATTCTTTTAACATCAAAGTACACAGTAGATAAACACATGGATTGTTTTGATTATATTGCTTCACAAATAGCAGATTATACTAGTTTTGTAACATTTAGTTTTGTTGACATGTACAATAAATTAAAAGTAAACATGCCTGAAATTATACCATTTACTCAAAGAAATCTTCAAGAATTAATAAAGCACAGGCCAAAATCTCTAAAAAATATAAATTAGATATACAAAGTTGCATTGTAAATGATAATTATGAAAAATATGGTATAAAAAGTTCAGGATGTATAACAACAAGTATACTTGAAAAAGCAAATAACATAAAATTTAAGAATATAAAACATTCAGGTATGCGTCAGGGATGTAAATGTCTAAAATGGCATGATTTTGGTGCATATAATACTTGTCCAAATGCTTGTAAATATTGTTATGCAAATAAAAATAGACGAATTGCTCTAAAAAACTATAAAAAACATGATGTAAATTCACCAATTTTATTTGGAAAAATAAGTAGTGTTGATAAAGTAAGTATTTCCAAACAAAAAAGTTTACTTATAAGGGATAAGAAACAAACAACTCTCTTTTAAAAAGTTAATGTGGAGAATATATAATTATTCTCTTAATTCATTTACAGTTTCAGATAAACTTCCCATACATACATTACAGTGGTCGGGAATATTTACTTTTTCTTTATGTAATTGACATAAAACTTCTTGTGTTTTTATTGTTTTACATATATGGCAGAATCTTGGAATTAAATCAATAGGTTTTAATTCTTTAGATTTCATATCTTTTGCCATGTCTTTAATATATTGTTCAACAATAGGATTAAAATCTAATTCATGTCCTCTTTTATCACTAATATATTGAGATACTGCTGGTTGTGTTATATCTAGTAGTTCTGAAATCTCTTTCTGTTTCATACCTAGATTTAATAATTCTTTTGCTAATTTTGATCGTATTGAAGGTATAACATACCATACAACTATTTCACATGGTGGTTTCATGAGTAAATTCCTCCTATTTCTTTTTTCATATCTTTTTTTAAAATTTAGTGTTAAATATAATATATTTTATTTTTTCTTATTTTTATTACATTTACTAATTATATAAAAAGGGTATATATATAAATTCACATTGTTAAAAAATTAATTCTCAAATTTAATTCTGATGAATATCTTGATTTAATGTATATTATATTAATTTAAATTAAATGTATTATATTGAGTTCTAATACTTTCTAATTTGTATTTAGATAACATAATATACTAATAAATATAAACATAATACATAGATAAAATTTAATAAAATAAACATTAATCAACCAATATTGGTGAAACTATGAATCTGTTATGGTTTTATATAGCAATAGTACTTGCTTGTTCTGACATACTTCATGGAGTTATATGGCATACTTTCTCTGATTTTTATATAATATTTGGAGAAATAATATATAATATAGTAAAATCATCCTTCGTAGCATGGATTATTCATGAAGTTATAGAAGCAATATTTCATGTAATAATATTAACAATAGTATTCCAATCACCAACAATAGGAATTCTAGCCGGAACAATACATTTAATCATAGATTTATTCCATAATTTCTTTGATTTAGACATGACTGGACTTCAACATAGAGCACTACACTTTACAATTGAATCAATATTCTTAATGGTAGTACTCACACTATAATGAAAAAATGCTCTTTTTTCATAATAAACTTTTTTTCAATAAATAAAAAAATAAAAGGACTGATAATAAAATGCCTGTAATAAACTTTACATATGATGAATTATTTGAACAATTAGGAAAAGAATTACCAAAAGATGAACTAATAAATATACTTCCAATGATTTCAAGTGATGTAGAATCCTACGATGATACAGAAGTAAAAGCAGAATTCTTCCCTAATAGACCGGACTACTATAGTGTAGAAGGAATAGTACGATCACTAAAAGGATATCTTGATTTAGAAAAAGGAATTCCTGAATACACAATAAAAGAAACAGACAATACAATCACAGTAGATAAAGAACTTGAAGAAATAAGACCATATGTAGCATCATGCATAATAAGAAATGTGAAAATTAATGACCAACAATTACGAAATATAATGGAATTCCAAGAACATTTACACTGGGTAATAGGAAGAGACAGAAAAAAAGTAGCAATAGGAATACATGACCTTGATAAAGTAGAAGGACCATTTTATTACAAAGCAGGAAATCCTGATGAGGATAAATTCATACCACTAGAAACAACAGAAGAACTAACCCTAAATGAAATTCTAGAACAACATGATAAAGGAGAAAAATATGCAAAACTCATAAAAGACTTTGATAAATACCCATTAATAGTAGATAACAATAATAATATAATGTCTATGCCACCAATAATCAACAGTGACTTAACAAGATTAACAACAAAAACAACAAACTTATTCCTTGATGTTACAGGAACAGATATCAATGCAGTAACAAACTCTTTGAATATAATAGCATCTAATCTAGCAGAAAATGGGGCAACAATTGAAACACTTGAAGTAAACTATCCTTACAGGGAAAATATAATCTATCCTCAATTTGAACCAAAAATAATTAATGTACATAAAGATAAAGCAGAAGAATACATAGGTATTGATTTAACAGCAGATAAAATAGTAGAAACACTAGAAAAAACAAGATTCAATGCAGAAAAAATAGATGAAAACACAGTAAAAGTAGAAGTACCACGATACAGAATAGATATACTTCATGAAGTAGACATCATAGAAAATATAGCACTAGGATATGGATTCAATGAATTACCAGCAGAACTACCAAACTTCTCAACAATAGCAAACCCTGATCCAAAAAGAGAATTTGATAAAATAATAGAACAAGTAATGATAGGATTATCATTCATAGAAGTAAAAAGTTTAATGTTAACAAGTGAAAACCAACACTACACAAAACTAAGAAAAGAAATAGAAGAAGACAGAGTAACCGTAGCACAACCAATCACACAAGATAGGACAATGATACGAAAATCACTAATTAATAGTTTACTAGAATTCTTAGAAGATAATAAACACGAAGAATTACCACAAAAAATCTTTGAAATAGGTGATGTAGCATACATTGATACAACAAAAGAAACTCAAATGAAAACAGTTAAAAAATTAGCAGCAGCACAAATATCTTCAGTAGCAAACTTCACAACAATAAAATCCATAGTAGAATCATTTGTAGCTAATATGGGATTTACAATGGAATTAAAAGACTCTAAAAATCCATCTTTTATCCAGGGTAGATGTGCAGAATTCACAACAAAAGCATTAAATGACAATACACCATTCACATTTAAAGGATACTTTGGAGAAATTCATCCAGAAGTACTAACTAATTTTGAACTAGAATATCCAGTAATAGCTTTTGAAGTAGAATTTGACCAAAAAGAATAAATTATAAAAATAATTTACTCTCACCATCTCTTTTTTTTAATTATTTCTACTATTATTTATATAATATTTTAAAAATAATATTAGTTGGTATATAGTTAATACAACATATATAATAATATGAAATATAGAATGCTTGGAAAAACAGGTATATCTGCTTCAATTCTAGGTTTTGGAGCAATGAGATTACCTCTTCTTGATGAAAACCCAGAACATGTAGATATTAAACAAACAGAAGCAATGATTGAATATGCAGTAAACAATGGAATTAATATGTTTGATACAGCATGGGTTTATCATACAACAGATAGAAGTAAACCTGGAGTAAGTGAAACTATTCTAGGAGATATATTAAGTAGTGGATTTCATGATAAAATACATATATCCACAAAAATGCCTTCATGGGAAATTAAATCATGGGAGTATTTTGATTCAACATTAGATAAACAATTAGAACGATTAAAAACAGATCAAATAGACTTATTTTTCATACATTCAATAAAAGATTCATTTTATGCAGATATTAAAGAAAAAGGGTTGTATGAATTTGTAGACAAAGCATTGTCTGATGGACGAATTAAACATATTTGTTTTTCAACACATGGTTCCTATGAATTATTAAATCAAATACTTGATGATTATGATAAATGGGAGTGTGTATTAACACAATTAAATTATCTTGATGAAATGGATAATCCTGGATTAAATGGACTTAAAAAACTAAATAAGCTAGGGTTAGGAACAATGATTATGGAACCATTACGTGGTGGAAAATTAGCACAAAATCAACCAGTACAAGTACAAAAAATATTTGAAAATTCAACTAAAAAATATAAACCAATAGAATGGGCATTTAATTATTTATGGGATAAATCGGAGGTAAACTGTGTGCTTAGTGGGATGAATAATTTAGAACAAGTAAAAGAAAACATAGCCTTAGTTGAAAATGCAAATATTGGTATGTTAGATGATGAAGATAAACAAGTTCTATATGATGTTAAAAAAGAATATGATAATCTAATTAATATTCCATGTACTGAATGTAATTATTGTATGCCTTGTCCATTTGGTGTTAATATACCTAAATGTTTCAGAGAATATAATATGGATGTTATTGGTGATCAATCACTTAATTCTGTTCAATACAAGTTTCACATGCATGAAGATCGCCAAGCACATAATTGTGTTAATTGTAAAAAATGTATAGAATCCTGTCCTCAAAACATAGATATTCCAAAGCAACTTGAAATTGTAAAAAAACATTTTGGTGCATGATAATGACAGTAGAAATTAAAGTAACTGATATTATTCCACGAATATTATCTGCTGATGTAGCAGCAGAAGAATTATTTCGTGAAATTAATAAATTAAATGATAATGAAGTAATACTTGATTTTATAGGAATTGAATTTATGAGTATTTCCTTTGCACAGGAGTATTCCTATCAAAAAAGAGTTTCTAAAAAAATAATAACTGAGAAAAATCTTTTGGATTCTGATAAAGAACTTTTATCTTTGTCTAAAAATTTATTTGATTCTTAATTTTTTCTATTTTTTTATTAAAAAAAGAGTATTAATAGGTTAATCACCTATTAGTGTGATATGTATAGTTCTATTTCTTCGTGGTCCATCAAATTCTACAAAAAATATACTTTGCCAAGTACCTAAACTAATTTTTCTATTTATCACAGGTAATGTTTGTGTAGGTGTTGTTAGCATAGATTTTAAATGACTTTTTGCATTATCATCTATTTTATCATGATAATAATTGTCATTTGGAACTATTTTTTCTAGAAAATTAATATAATCTTTTTTTAAGCCATCTTCATCTTCATTTATCATTATGCTGGATGTGGTGTGTTTAGTGGATATATTAATTAATCCTTCTTCTAGTCCCTGTTTTTGTATAATTTTTAATATTTTGTTTGTAATATTAATTATTTCAATATTTTCATGTGAATTGATATGTATTTCATCATGTTTTATTAGCATTTAAATCACGAATTATTAGAATTGTGAGTCAATGTCATCATAATCCATAGTTCTTTCACAATAGTAGCATCTTAAAACAACAGGTTCTTTACTTTGCACATAGAATCTATCTTCTATTGGCTCATTAGAATGAGTTATACAATTAGGATTACTACATTTAACAACATCAGTAATTTCATCATTAAGCTCAAGATGTGATTTTTTAATATTTTCATAATCTCGTATAATATTAAGTGTTGCTTGTGGTGCTAGAAGAACTAATTTATCTACTTCTTCTTGTGATAATTCTCGACCTTCTATTTTTATAATATCTTTTTTACCCATATCTGATGATGTTACATTAATTGCAACCATGATTGCAGTTTCATCATCAGGTAAATTTAACATACTAAGAATATTCATTGCACGATTTGCTTTTATATGATCAATAACAGTACCATTTTTTATACGTTTTACTTTTAATTCAGCTTTAACCATTGTAATCACTTATTCATCTAATTTCTTTATTTTTCGTGTTTTTATTGCTTGTCCTGTCATGAAATCATTTATTTCATAGCTGGATAGTAATGATTTACCACATGCTAATAATTCATCTTTTTTATTAACAATTAATACTTCATCATTTCGTCTAATATTCTCATCACAGTCTACTACAAACTTGTTAAACACAGATTTTCCTTTACGTGCAAATGGTTCTGAATCTTCAGATACAACAACCCTCATATTTGGAGCATCTAAGAATTCATGTAATCTAACAGCACCTAAATCAGATAATATTAAGAAACCGTCATTTGCTCTCATATTAACAATGTTTTCATCACCTTCAAAGACATGTCTAATTTTTTTAGTTTTTTACTTTTTTCAATAGTAATTTTATCTGGATTATCACCAAATAATGCATTACCTGCACCAGTACCAAACTGGTAATCAGCAATATCTTTTAATCTGTCAAAATCATCAATTTTAGCCTCTGGTAATTCTAGTTCATCTTCGATTAGAGTATATCCTGTTAAATTAAATTTATCAATAACTTTTCTGTGTATTAATACATTTTCATATTTATCAGCATATTTAACAATTAATTCTCTAATGAATTTCTTAGAATTCTCATCATGTATTGATGGTGACTCATTTTGTGCCAATGGATAGAATTCATCAAGGCCTAATGGAATTATTCCAAAGGGTACATCAGCAATAACAACATCACTATTAGTATAATTTGTGTTCATAGTATTATTTGAATAATAGGATGGTATTTTTGATGTGTATTTCTTAATATATTCTCTATTAACATATTTAGTATATGGTTTTCTTGTATGTGGTAGAATTACTAGATTTTTGTTTTTTGGTTTTATGTTTGCTAAATGTTTGATATGTCTTGATACTTCTGATCTAGCTAATGATTCATATCCTGTGTAGAAAAATGCTGTTTTTTTACTGCTTGGATTTAGTTTTTCCATGTCTTCTTGATATTCTTGTAATCTTCTAAGACCATCTAATAGGAATGGATGTGCTCTACATCTTAATTCTACTAACTTCATTAATTCTCCATCAACTATTGCTTGTCTTATTCTTCTTATTTCAGCAAAGCTTATATGAAGGTTATGTTCTGCTATGAGTTTTGCACGTTTTTCAGGTTCCATATGTTTTAATTCATCAACAGTATGTTCAGTACATACTCTACAACTACATGGCATTTCTACTAAATCATCTAATCTAAGAGTACCATCAGGCATCATAAAACGACCTTTATTTGCATATAATATATATGCAGCACTGTCAAATAAATCACATCCCATTGCCGTTGCAAGAGCAAATAACATTGGATGACCTGCACCCATAAGATGTCTTGGTTTATTTTCTGGTAAACCTCTCATTGAATAAATAACAGCATCAACTAAATCAGCATATCTATACATTTCCATTAATGGGACAACTGCACCTATAGGATATATGTCTGCATCAAATTTAGATATTTCTTTTGCACAATATTCTCTAAGATCAGGAAATGTTGAACCTTGAACTACACTATTTAATAGTAAATTGGTACGTACTTTTGATGCTTCTTCTGCTCGTTCTATTGTTACTTCAAGGTCATTTTCAGCTTCTTCACGTTTAACATAAGGTGCTGTTGGTATATCGAGAGATGTACCAATATCGGTTCCAATAGCTTCCTGGAATTTAATTACTTCTTCATTAGTAATGTCAATATCACCATATACTGATAATTGGAATGATCCTGAATCAGTCTCAATAGTTCCTGGGAAGTCTATTAAACTATGCACTCCTTCTTCTAAAGCTTTCTTCTTAAGTTTCTCATTCTTATATATAATATAAGAATTTGTTATTACAATTTCAGCTCCAAGTTTTTTAACATCAAGTGTTTGTTTACCTGGATGAACTACAGGCATTAATGCAGGTGTTGTAACAGTACCATGTGGTGTTTCAAACTTTCCTACTCTAGCCATAGCATCTTTATATTTAATTTCAAAATCCACTATTATACATCCATTATTTTAATAAATTTTTTTCTTTTATTTATTTATGTTTTTTTTAAATGAAATAATTTATTAATTTTTCATCATATTTTTTTTATTATATAAATATCTTCAAAGGTAGTTTTTAATTGAGGATATTTATCTAAATCAATTATAATACATTCATTTTCTTCTCTAAATTCAATATTTAAATCAAGTAGACTTTGTTTTTGAAATATCTTTGTCCAAACAAAATTATTTTCTTCATTTAGTAATTTATCAACTTTACCACTAGCTGCAGGGAAATTTACTAATCTAACAGCTTTAAATATATTCTTAATACTACCCTGTAAGTAACTGTAATTATTATTCAAAAACATGACATATCTAGTATCAGCTATATTTAGACCTTCAAAATATGATTTAATTTCTCCATAATTACTATCTAAGTAAATACTTCTTATATTTGTGTAGGTTGAAGTATATTCTTCTATTGTATTTCTAGTTTCATTATTAGATGAATTATCATCAACTAAAATCACATCTAATATTATAAATCCAATATTTTGTTGGACAATACTATTTATAGTTCTGTCTAATTCAAGTTTAGAATTATCTTTACAATAACATATAATTGAAATAGGATTGTCTCTATTGATATTTTCCTGAAGTTTTCTTGTTTTTTCATCATCAATAGTGATAGATAAAATAATTAAATCATAAAACATTTTATTTGTTTTACTCATATTTTCTCTAAATACTGCGTCTAAATCCTGTTCTATAATCTTTTGATGAATAAATTTTTTTATTTGTCTAAAATATTCATTTTTAATACGGGCTTCAGTATCATAAAAACTAACTCTAAGTGTATCCATTAGAGTATTATTATATTTTTGAATACATCCTTTTTTTTCAACAAATTCACTTAGTATTTCAATTATTTTGGTGTAATGTGGTTTATTTCCTTTATAAAACATATATGGATTAATTATAGGATTACTTTGTTCTATAAACAAATTATCTGCATTTGATAAAAATTTTCTTTTAAATAACTTAGATCCAATTGTCAATTGATTAATATCATGTTCTTGTTCATATTCCATATATTGTTCTATATTTGCTTGAGCTATACGTGATTTTCTGAAAATATTTTTAATAAATGCATCATCATAATTTATATTTTCATCATAAAATAGAACATACTGGCTGGTTATATAATTCATAATTGAATTATAACTATTAAGTTTATCAATACAATCTAACTTAACTACATTAATATTATAAAATGTTTTTTCATATTCATGGATTAATTGACTTGTTTTATTAGAAATAGATGTATCTGTTATGAATATTAATTTCATGTAGGAAAATCCCATACTCTGACAAATAAATGTATAGACAATATTATTTATCTGAGTAAGTGTTTTGTCCTCACAGAATATTATAATAGATAATGGTATATCTAATGTTAAATCTCGTTGGATTTGCTGTATTTTTTCAATATCTGAATTCATAGATAAAATTATCAAGTTATAAAAATATAAAAAAGGTTTACTTAGACTTTCTTGAATATCATAATACAGATCATATTCAACAATACATTTCAAAATAAAAGATTTAATATAATTAAAAAACTCATTTAAATATTCGGATTTTATAACTTGTGTTTTATTTCTAAGAGTATGTATCATATACTCATAAAATGATTTGTGAAATTTATCATAAAATTTAGGATTATTTTTTAAATATGTTAAAGTCTCTTCTAATGAATCTATGATATTAAGAATGGATAAATCTTGTTGTTTCATAACGGAACCCGATCGTATCATTCTATGATAGAAGTATTTATTAATTACAGAAACACGTTTTGCTGTTAGAAAAGTTTTAATAAAAAATGGATTGTCTTCAAAAATAATACCTTCTTGGAATCTGAAATTCAAGAATGATTTTTTGAATAATTTAGTATGGGGAGTAACTGATATTTTAAATAAAATATCACTATCAATATCTTCATGATTAAAGATTATATGATTATAATCATCTAATACTTTTAGAGATAATCCATTATCTTCAACATATTCTTTCTTTTCAATATCATAGCGTCTAGCTTTAAACATGAGTAAATCTAAATTTTGTTCTTCAGATTTATTAAAACAATATTCTAATGTTTCAAGGTCTAAATAATCATCAGAATCTACAAACATAATATATTTTCCTTTTGCATTATCAAGTCCTATATTACGTGAGTAACCAGCACCATCATTTTCTTTATTTTGTAGTATAATTATACGTTTATCTTTTTGGGCATGATTTTTAAGTATATTTAGTGATGAATCAGTTGAACAATCATCAATACATATAATTTCAATATCTGTTAATGTTTGTTGTTCAATTGATTTTAAGCACTGTTCTAAGTATTGTTCTGTATTATAAATAGGTATGATTACGGATACTTTTATTTGTTTTTTGGTTCTAAATTTATCTAACAATGACATAAAACTAACCTTCTTGGAGGAATACTATTTTTTAATTTATTTTTTCATGTTCTACTAATTGAAGTGCTTCTTTAATAATTTCATCCATATTCATATACCTATACATACCTAATCTTCCACCAAATAAGATATTATGATATTTTTTAGATAATTTTTCATATTTAGAATATATTTCTGAATTTTTATCATCATTCACAGGATAATATGCTTCATCACCTTTTTTCCAAGTTTTAGAGTATTCTCGAGTAATTATTGTTTTTTCAGAATCACTATTTTCAAAATGTTTATGTTCAATGATACGTGTATATGGAATTTCAGCTTCAGTGTAATTTATAACAGCATTTCCTTGATAATTTGAAGTATTTTTAACTTCTGTTTCAAAGTCTAGGCCCCTATATTCTAATTCACCATAACAATAGTCGAAGAATTGATCAATCATTCCAGTAAACAAGATTTTATTGGCCACATTATTCCATTTTTCTTTGTCTTCAAAGTAATCTACATTGGTTTTAACTTCAATACCTTCAAGTAATTTCTCTATAAGTTGTGTATAACCACCTATAGGAATTCCCTGGTATAAATCATTAAAATAATTATTATCAAATGTAAATCGTACAGGTAATCGTTTAATAATAAATGCTGGTAGTTGTGTGCATGGTTTACCCCATTGTTTCTCAGTATAGCCTTTTATAAGAATTTCATATATTGTAGGTCCAACTAAATTTATTGCTTGTTCTTCAAGATTAGATGGGTTTTTAGTTTCATATTCAGATTTTTCATCTTCTATAACTTTTTT
The window above is part of the Methanosphaera sp. WGK6 genome. Proteins encoded here:
- a CDS encoding aldo/keto reductase, whose product is MLGKTGISASILGFGAMRLPLLDENPEHVDIKQTEAMIEYAVNNGINMFDTAWVYHTTDRSKPGVSETILGDILSSGFHDKIHISTKMPSWEIKSWEYFDSTLDKQLERLKTDQIDLFFIHSIKDSFYADIKEKGLYEFVDKALSDGRIKHICFSTHGSYELLNQILDDYDKWECVLTQLNYLDEMDNPGLNGLKKLNKLGLGTMIMEPLRGGKLAQNQPVQVQKIFENSTKKYKPIEWAFNYLWDKSEVNCVLSGMNNLEQVKENIALVENANIGMLDDEDKQVLYDVKKEYDNLINIPCTECNYCMPCPFGVNIPKCFREYNMDVIGDQSLNSVQYKFHMHEDRQAHNCVNCKKCIESCPQNIDIPKQLEIVKKHFGA
- the pyrI gene encoding aspartate carbamoyltransferase regulatory subunit, whose product is MVKAELKVKRIKNGTVIDHIKANRAMNILSMLNLPDDETAIMVAINVTSSDMGKKDIIKIEGRELSQEEVDKLVLLAPQATLNIIRDYENIKKSHLELNDEITDVVKCSNPNCITHSNEPIEDRFYVQSKEPVVLRCYYCERTMDYDDIDSQF
- the pheT gene encoding phenylalanine--tRNA ligase subunit beta, whose product is MPVINFTYDELFEQLGKELPKDELINILPMISSDVESYDDTEVKAEFFPNRPDYYSVEGIVRSLKGYLDLEKGIPEYTIKETDNTITVDKELEEIRPYVASCIIRNVKINDQQLRNIMEFQEHLHWVIGRDRKKVAIGIHDLDKVEGPFYYKAGNPDEDKFIPLETTEELTLNEILEQHDKGEKYAKLIKDFDKYPLIVDNNNNIMSMPPIINSDLTRLTTKTTNLFLDVTGTDINAVTNSLNIIASNLAENGATIETLEVNYPYRENIIYPQFEPKIINVHKDKAEEYIGIDLTADKIVETLEKTRFNAEKIDENTVKVEVPRYRIDILHEVDIIENIALGYGFNELPAELPNFSTIANPDPKREFDKIIEQVMIGLSFIEVKSLMLTSENQHYTKLRKEIEEDRVTVAQPITQDRTMIRKSLINSLLEFLEDNKHEELPQKIFEIGDVAYIDTTKETQMKTVKKLAAAQISSVANFTTIKSIVESFVANMGFTMELKDSKNPSFIQGRCAEFTTKALNDNTPFTFKGYFGEIHPEVLTNFELEYPVIAFEVEFDQKE
- a CDS encoding glycosyltransferase family 2 protein, producing MSLLDKFRTKKQIKVSVIIPIYNTEQYLEQCLKSIEQQTLTDIEIICIDDCSTDSSLNILKNHAQKDKRIIILQNKENDGAGYSRNIGLDNAKGKYIMFVDSDDYLDLETLEYCFNKSEEQNLDLLMFKARRYDIEKKEYVEDNGLSLKVLDDYNHIIFNHEDIDSDILFKISVTPHTKLFKKSFLNFRFQEGIIFEDNPFFIKTFLTAKRVSVINKYFYHRMIRSGSVMKQQDLSILNIIDSLEETLTYLKNNPKFYDKFHKSFYEYMIHTLRNKTQVIKSEYLNEFFNYIKSFILKCIVEYDLYYDIQESLSKPFLYFYNLIILSMNSDIEKIQQIQRDLTLDIPLSIIIFCEDKTLTQINNIVYTFICQSMGFSYMKLIFITDTSISNKTSQLIHEYEKTFYNINVVKLDCIDKLNSYNSIMNYITSQYVLFYDENINYDDAFIKNIFRKSRIAQANIEQYMEYEQEHDINQLTIGSKLFKRKFLSNADNLFIEQSNPIINPYMFYKGNKPHYTKIIEILSEFVEKKGCIQKYNNTLMDTLRVSFYDTEARIKNEYFRQIKKFIHQKIIEQDLDAVFRENMSKTNKMFYDLIILSITIDDEKTRKLQENINRDNPISIICYCKDNSKLELDRTINSIVQQNIGFIILDVILVDDNSSNNETRNTIEEYTSTYTNIRSIYLDSNYGEIKSYFEGLNIADTRYVMFLNNNYSYLQGSIKNIFKAVRLVNFPAASGKVDKLLNEENNFVWTKIFQKQSLLDLNIEFREENECIIIDLDKYPQLKTTFEDIYIIKKI
- a CDS encoding transcriptional regulator gives rise to the protein MKPPCEIVVWYVIPSIRSKLAKELLNLGMKQKEISELLDITQPAVSQYISDKRGHELDFNPIVEQYIKDMAKDMKSKELKPIDLIPRFCHICKTIKTQEVLCQLHKEKVNIPDHCNVCMGSLSETVNELRE
- the glf gene encoding UDP-galactopyranose mutase codes for the protein MKYDYLIVGSGLFGSVFAHEMNKIGKKCLIIEKRNTIGGNIYTEKIEGINVHKYGAHIFHTSNEEVWDYVNQFIKFNRFTNSPIANYKGKLYNLPFNMNTFYGLWGVKTPDEAKKVIEDEKSEYETKNPSNLEEQAINLVGPTIYEILIKGYTEKQWGKPCTQLPAFIIKRLPVRFTFDNNYFNDLYQGIPIGGYTQLIEKLLEGIEVKTNVDYFEDKEKWNNVANKILFTGMIDQFFDYCYGELEYRGLDFETEVKNTSNYQGNAVINYTEAEIPYTRIIEHKHFENSDSEKTIITREYSKTWKKGDEAYYPVNDDKNSEIYSKYEKLSKKYHNILFGGRLGMYRYMNMDEIIKEALQLVEHEKIN
- a CDS encoding secondary thiamine-phosphate synthase enzyme YjbQ — protein: MLIKHDEIHINSHENIEIINITNKILKIIQKQGLEEGLINISTKHTTSSIMINEDEDGLKKDYINFLEKIVPNDNYYHDKIDDNAKSHLKSMLTTPTQTLPVINRKISLGTWQSIFFVEFDGPRRNRTIHITLIGD